From a single Vibrio toranzoniae genomic region:
- a CDS encoding LysR family transcriptional regulator — translation MNLAQVDLNLLVILKHLLEEKHVSNTALALDMSQPTVSRSLQKLRSVFNDDLLVRAAYGYELTPKADAIKQDLNSVLTRLEKLVHGDVFEPHNSDSTVRFFGLVPQVSHLLPKVVAEIRKQAPNMVVDIDSIPKRHFSSLLSGDAHFVLSTHEPLSSEQNLYRMFVSSRDYRLLMNKGHPLADKEITVDDLLNSQLGQISLQGDKKLSIESRFKDLGLIGKHRQLSIPIQLSNFNVAPDMAEMTDIIFHLPTPFAEQAAKQRNLVCKHVPKAVRYPAEDVYLYWHKRFHNDPMCRWVRELFKEVYA, via the coding sequence ATGAATCTTGCCCAAGTCGATCTCAATTTATTAGTCATTTTAAAACACTTATTAGAAGAGAAGCATGTCTCTAATACTGCTCTTGCCCTAGACATGAGCCAGCCTACGGTGAGCCGTTCTCTACAGAAATTGCGCAGTGTCTTTAATGATGATTTGTTGGTAAGAGCCGCATATGGCTATGAATTAACGCCAAAAGCAGATGCGATTAAGCAAGACTTAAATTCGGTGCTGACACGCCTAGAAAAATTGGTACATGGTGACGTGTTTGAGCCTCATAACAGCGATAGTACGGTGCGATTTTTTGGCCTTGTTCCTCAAGTGTCCCACTTGCTTCCCAAGGTGGTTGCTGAGATACGAAAACAAGCCCCAAATATGGTAGTTGATATCGACTCAATTCCTAAAAGGCACTTCTCCTCCTTATTGTCTGGTGATGCTCACTTTGTATTGTCAACACATGAGCCGTTAAGCTCAGAACAGAACTTGTATCGAATGTTCGTGAGCAGCCGCGATTATCGTTTATTAATGAACAAAGGCCACCCTTTGGCTGATAAAGAGATTACCGTTGATGATTTGCTTAACAGTCAACTAGGGCAGATCTCTCTGCAAGGGGATAAGAAGTTATCTATTGAAAGTCGATTTAAAGATCTCGGCTTGATTGGTAAGCATCGTCAGCTCTCAATCCCGATTCAACTTTCCAATTTTAACGTTGCACCAGATATGGCGGAAATGACCGACATTATCTTCCACTTGCCGACCCCTTTTGCTGAGCAAGCCGCTAAGCAGAGAAACCTTGTTTGTAAGCACGTTCCTAAAGCAGTGCGTTATCCTGCGGAAGATGTTTATTTATACTGGCATAAACGTTTCCATAATGATCCAATGTGTCGTTGGGTGAGGGAGTTGTTTAAAGAGGTTTACGCCTAA
- a CDS encoding methyl-accepting chemotaxis protein gives MISLLFTTSQFADTTAQMSQAKQITKELEVRLLNLRRNEKDFLLRSDLKYLDKFDTNYNKFLASEAQLNVVLSDLGLVNSTRLRQDIETYYTSFVQLVKANEVIGLARDKGLLGQFYAQLDNISATANAEQKVELYRFNDLIEKGEFDPSVLTVNSSELLDAAKQVVAQKRIIGLKHNEGLLGETRSASHAIENQFAEFSEVLEREGQQEMDQRSLINNILCITLLLTIIVFSWLIVRSIIGKIESLLAVIRNIVDSNDVSIRSHLDGKDELGKLGQYFNQLLDQLESLIAASQSKSLQLTQSTSNMHDELVSVIKQFEVQANHTSTMTASVQEMVLTIGEISESTSVAAEGVHQAKVNADKGREVVVDTIDNITRLSERLSSSQDSISSLNHHVDQIGDAVNIIQGIAEQTNLLALNAAIEAARAGEQGRGFAVVADEVRALASRTHQSTTEITSVVTAIQSQMHASMTEIGECNQQGQLTLKDSEELDGSLQLILSDMESIQGNSERIASAIEEQGAVMAQVSDSITELNTISNDNNASAQHCLVEVDKVAEQANDMDRAVAQFKTS, from the coding sequence ATGATTTCATTGCTGTTTACCACTTCACAATTTGCAGACACAACCGCTCAGATGAGCCAGGCTAAGCAGATAACCAAAGAACTCGAAGTTCGTTTGCTCAACCTGCGCCGTAACGAGAAAGACTTCTTGTTACGTAGCGATTTGAAATATCTCGACAAGTTCGACACCAACTACAACAAATTCTTAGCGTCTGAAGCGCAACTCAACGTGGTACTTAGCGATTTGGGCTTGGTCAATAGCACACGCTTACGACAAGACATTGAGACGTACTACACAAGTTTTGTTCAACTGGTAAAAGCGAATGAAGTTATTGGATTAGCACGTGATAAAGGTTTGCTCGGGCAGTTTTACGCGCAATTGGACAACATCAGCGCAACGGCCAATGCGGAACAAAAAGTCGAGCTATACCGATTTAATGACCTGATTGAAAAGGGGGAATTCGATCCAAGTGTGCTTACCGTGAATTCGAGCGAATTGTTAGATGCTGCAAAGCAAGTCGTCGCACAGAAGCGAATTATTGGCTTAAAGCACAATGAAGGTCTGTTGGGGGAAACACGTTCTGCCTCTCACGCTATTGAAAATCAATTTGCAGAGTTCTCAGAAGTACTTGAGCGAGAAGGTCAACAAGAGATGGATCAACGCTCTTTGATAAACAACATCCTGTGCATCACACTACTGTTAACTATCATTGTGTTCAGTTGGTTAATCGTGCGTTCTATCATTGGTAAGATTGAATCTTTACTCGCGGTTATTAGAAATATTGTAGATTCTAACGACGTGTCAATTCGTTCGCACCTCGACGGCAAAGACGAACTCGGAAAACTAGGGCAATACTTCAACCAATTGCTTGACCAACTAGAGAGTTTGATCGCCGCATCTCAATCTAAGTCACTTCAACTGACACAAAGTACGTCTAACATGCATGATGAGTTGGTGTCGGTCATTAAACAGTTTGAAGTGCAAGCAAACCACACCTCAACGATGACAGCATCAGTACAAGAAATGGTGCTCACTATCGGTGAAATTTCAGAGAGTACATCGGTCGCCGCAGAAGGTGTACATCAAGCTAAAGTAAATGCCGATAAAGGACGCGAAGTCGTGGTAGATACCATTGACAATATCACTCGTTTGTCTGAACGTCTTTCAAGCAGTCAAGACTCCATTAGTTCGTTGAACCATCATGTTGACCAAATTGGTGATGCGGTGAATATCATCCAAGGCATTGCAGAACAAACCAATTTACTGGCATTGAACGCAGCAATTGAAGCAGCGCGTGCAGGGGAACAAGGGCGAGGCTTTGCCGTTGTTGCCGATGAAGTACGAGCACTCGCAAGCAGAACGCATCAGTCAACAACGGAAATCACCAGTGTAGTAACCGCAATCCAAAGCCAAATGCATGCCTCGATGACCGAAATTGGCGAATGCAACCAGCAAGGTCAACTGACGTTAAAAGACTCAGAAGAGTTAGACGGAAGCTTACAATTGATCTTGAGTGATATGGAAAGCATCCAAGGAAACTCCGAGCGTATTGCTTCTGCTATTGAAGAGCAGGGTGCCGTAATGGCACAAGTGAGCGATTCGATCACGGAATTGAATACTATCTCGAACGACAACAATGCATCAGCTCAACACTGTTTGGTTGAAGTTGATAAAGTAGCTGAACAAGCCAATGATATGGATAGAGCGGTCGCGCAGTTTAAGACGTCATAG
- a CDS encoding LysR family transcriptional regulator — MMLDINLLKTFVTLAEYKHFGKAANALHMTQPNVSLHLKQLEQQTRIKLIERSPFQLTQAGERLLETSQRTLLELQICQADLNAINDLKIGTLTIAVSDIISRFLLIRPFQKFKAQYPGIDLTLLNTTSSQASSLVKNAQADLGFVISKEQHNESLHFVELQELSWCALGNGFEVQMADNHKRNDAKEAESDTELTLILLGHDTRTRDFIDEGLPSLNLSNYRVMEVGSVDAQIDWAEAGFGVAIIPEFAISTKQYLKSKITPLTGFSSTSLGYVVRQNQVLSKATKQLLGWVDEEINCSDESK, encoded by the coding sequence ATGATGCTTGATATTAATTTGTTGAAGACGTTTGTGACGCTAGCGGAATATAAGCATTTCGGGAAAGCGGCGAATGCACTGCACATGACGCAACCCAATGTGAGTTTGCACTTAAAGCAATTAGAGCAACAAACGCGTATTAAGTTGATAGAGCGAAGCCCATTTCAACTGACTCAAGCGGGTGAGAGGTTATTGGAAACAAGCCAAAGAACGTTACTCGAACTACAGATTTGTCAGGCGGATCTCAATGCTATAAACGACCTCAAAATAGGGACGTTAACCATTGCCGTGAGCGACATCATTTCTCGATTCTTGTTGATTCGCCCGTTCCAGAAGTTCAAAGCGCAGTATCCGGGGATCGACCTTACGCTATTGAATACCACGTCATCTCAAGCATCGAGTTTGGTTAAGAATGCTCAAGCCGATCTTGGTTTTGTTATTTCCAAAGAGCAACACAATGAGTCACTGCATTTTGTTGAGCTTCAGGAATTATCATGGTGTGCACTTGGCAATGGGTTTGAAGTCCAAATGGCGGATAATCATAAAAGAAATGATGCTAAGGAGGCTGAGTCTGATACAGAGCTAACTTTGATTCTGCTTGGCCACGATACAAGAACTCGTGATTTTATTGATGAAGGTCTGCCAAGCCTTAATTTATCTAATTACAGGGTGATGGAAGTAGGGAGCGTTGACGCCCAAATCGACTGGGCAGAAGCGGGGTTTGGTGTCGCCATCATTCCTGAATTTGCGATATCCACCAAACAGTATTTGAAATCGAAAATTACACCACTTACCGGATTTTCGAGCACTAGCCTAGGTTATGTCGTTAGACAAAACCAAGTCTTGTCTAAAGCGACCAAGCAACTATTAGGCTGGGTTGATGAGGAAATAAACTGCTCTGATGAGTCAAAATAA
- a CDS encoding adenylosuccinate synthase has translation MPSIVVVGANWGDEGKGRIVDFLADEASASIRFQGGNNAGHTVVNDFGTFKLHQLPSGIFNPDCTAVLGPGMVISPAALTEEIAEVQATGIKVKMAISDRATLCLPLHALEDTLEEERLGDGAYGSTRQGIAPAYGDRVMKKGILVGWLNQPEILEQRIQFLLDWKMPQLKALYPQCNFTQTASEMTEWLLEVTKAWRPFICNVTEPLKALQSQDANLLFEAQLGAGRDLVYGEYPWTTSSNVTAAYAGIGSGLPALRPERVIAVAKSFSSSVGTGTLVTAMEEQDSFRESSNEYGATTGRPRDMGYFDAIATRNGVDLQAATEIALTKIDCLSGLSELKICTAYSGEHTENPIWPQTAELKPVYEDMAGWDEDITGCRTFESLPQAAQDYVTRIEELMGVPIVMVSVGPEREQMIIRA, from the coding sequence ATGCCATCTATTGTTGTTGTAGGCGCTAACTGGGGCGATGAAGGCAAAGGCCGTATCGTTGATTTTTTAGCAGACGAAGCTTCTGCTAGCATTCGCTTTCAAGGCGGAAACAATGCTGGCCATACCGTAGTAAACGACTTTGGTACGTTCAAACTGCATCAACTGCCTAGTGGTATTTTTAATCCTGATTGCACAGCGGTTCTTGGCCCTGGCATGGTGATCAGCCCTGCTGCGCTAACTGAAGAGATTGCAGAAGTACAAGCGACTGGTATCAAAGTGAAAATGGCGATTTCAGACCGCGCGACACTGTGTCTGCCTTTGCACGCACTTGAAGATACACTTGAAGAAGAACGTTTGGGCGATGGCGCTTACGGTTCAACACGTCAAGGTATTGCACCTGCTTACGGCGACCGCGTGATGAAGAAAGGCATTCTTGTGGGTTGGTTGAATCAGCCTGAGATTTTAGAACAGCGCATTCAATTCCTGCTTGATTGGAAGATGCCTCAGCTAAAAGCGCTATACCCTCAATGTAACTTCACTCAAACCGCTTCTGAAATGACAGAGTGGCTACTTGAAGTGACTAAGGCTTGGCGCCCATTCATTTGCAACGTGACTGAGCCACTTAAAGCACTGCAATCACAAGACGCAAACCTACTGTTTGAAGCTCAATTAGGTGCAGGCCGTGACCTTGTCTACGGTGAATACCCTTGGACGACGTCTTCTAATGTAACTGCCGCTTACGCGGGTATCGGTAGTGGCCTACCTGCCCTTCGCCCTGAACGCGTTATTGCGGTTGCTAAATCATTCAGCTCGTCTGTTGGTACTGGCACGCTAGTGACTGCAATGGAAGAGCAAGACAGCTTCCGCGAAAGCTCTAACGAATACGGCGCAACAACGGGTCGCCCGCGTGATATGGGCTACTTTGATGCGATTGCAACTCGCAACGGCGTTGACCTGCAAGCTGCAACTGAAATCGCACTGACTAAGATAGATTGCCTTTCTGGTTTGTCTGAACTTAAGATCTGTACGGCTTACTCAGGTGAACACACTGAGAACCCAATTTGGCCACAAACGGCTGAACTGAAACCTGTCTATGAAGATATGGCAGGCTGGGACGAAGACATCACGGGCTGCCGCACGTTTGAAAGCCTTCCTCAAGCGGCACAAGACTACGTTACGCGTATCGAAGAGTTGATGGGCGTGCCAATCGTAATGGTATCAGTAGGCCCTGAGCGCGAGCAAATGATCATTCGAGCTTAG
- a CDS encoding sensor domain-containing diguanylate cyclase gives MIFDKISSEGMEKHIDIDTWVSILDNIRDIMDASNAGIIMLSDFSCSGSESVWSSSNISCNQHKGLISCFCEYVHNENRTVYLSGHSGGESVSVKGADAYKSFCGVPVRGGDGEVFAVLLVFHLSPTSYTQSQVNLIENISTLLRSEILLKEESRILYKNSYFDIMTTLLNRRGFFHEFNKANISDGEIVCLYFDLDNLKYINDTYGHFKGDDYISGFASCIKNNSKYNIISARVGGDEFIVVIHSEESGYASELLNKIHAEFGDFIESFRCDDEVPLGFSYGCGTADSRSFNIINLIKSSDENMYLNKKNKI, from the coding sequence ATGATTTTTGATAAAATCTCTTCTGAAGGGATGGAAAAACATATCGATATAGATACGTGGGTATCTATATTGGACAACATACGAGACATAATGGATGCATCTAATGCAGGCATCATTATGCTCTCTGATTTTAGTTGTTCTGGTTCTGAGAGTGTTTGGAGCTCTTCGAACATATCGTGCAACCAACATAAGGGCTTAATTAGCTGTTTTTGTGAGTATGTACATAACGAGAATCGAACTGTCTATTTGAGTGGTCACTCTGGTGGTGAGTCCGTTTCTGTAAAGGGAGCGGATGCCTACAAGTCTTTTTGCGGCGTCCCCGTAAGGGGGGGCGATGGTGAAGTATTTGCGGTTCTCTTAGTGTTCCATTTAAGCCCAACTTCGTATACGCAAAGCCAAGTAAACTTGATTGAAAATATCTCGACTTTATTACGTTCTGAAATTTTATTAAAAGAAGAAAGCCGGATTTTATACAAAAATAGTTATTTTGATATCATGACGACACTGCTTAATCGGAGAGGCTTTTTCCATGAATTCAATAAAGCAAACATCAGTGATGGCGAGATCGTTTGTTTGTATTTTGACTTGGATAATTTGAAGTACATCAATGATACGTATGGTCACTTTAAAGGTGATGATTACATATCAGGCTTTGCGTCATGCATTAAAAACAATTCAAAATACAATATTATATCGGCTAGGGTCGGTGGTGATGAGTTCATTGTCGTCATACATTCAGAAGAGTCTGGTTATGCTTCTGAGTTGCTCAATAAAATTCACGCTGAATTCGGTGATTTTATTGAAAGCTTTCGTTGTGATGATGAGGTGCCACTCGGTTTTTCATATGGTTGTGGTACTGCGGATTCTCGAAGCTTCAATATCATCAATCTAATAAAGTCGTCTGATGAAAATATGTATCTCAACAAGAAAAACAAGATTTAG
- a CDS encoding OmpA family protein, translated as MKKLMIGSIVLSTLQFSLTANAEEVISIYCDTAFSEYQHSVTVDDVVGIAQHRQGFMQIEHQSDSSELKQALASQSNLGMNQSGCKTWINNQERHGLLARLHFGFDQHNLTPMGSKALRQLASELKTSGSAITVDGHTDSTGAEGYNQALGLQRALTTSDGLIEDGVDKNRLVIRSFGESNPIASNATSEGRSKNRRSEIWASMNDASELEN; from the coding sequence ATGAAAAAGTTAATGATCGGTTCAATCGTCCTATCGACACTGCAGTTTAGCCTTACAGCCAATGCGGAAGAAGTTATCAGCATTTATTGCGATACTGCGTTCAGTGAATATCAACATAGTGTCACGGTTGATGATGTCGTTGGTATTGCACAGCACAGACAGGGCTTTATGCAAATAGAGCATCAATCCGACAGCAGCGAGTTAAAACAGGCGTTAGCCAGTCAATCCAATCTGGGCATGAACCAATCAGGATGCAAGACTTGGATCAATAATCAAGAGCGTCACGGGTTATTAGCACGTCTTCATTTTGGCTTTGACCAACACAACTTAACGCCAATGGGCAGTAAAGCATTGCGTCAGCTAGCTAGCGAGTTAAAGACTAGCGGCAGTGCGATTACGGTGGATGGCCACACTGACAGTACGGGCGCAGAAGGTTACAACCAAGCATTGGGGCTTCAAAGAGCGCTGACTACGTCGGATGGTTTAATCGAAGATGGTGTCGATAAAAACCGCCTTGTGATTCGTTCGTTTGGTGAAAGTAACCCTATTGCCTCTAATGCAACTTCAGAGGGTAGATCCAAGAATAGACGCTCAGAAATCTGGGCCTCTATGAATGATGCCTCTGAATTAGAAAATTAA
- a CDS encoding TadE/TadG family type IV pilus assembly protein, producing the protein MQHGRHINRQHISLQRQQGVAVVWMGLLLVPIMGMTFWAVEGTRYVQETSRLRDSAEAAAIAVTIEDQPDQARGLATKYVENYVRDIKSIHLSADRFHQAEDEGAGALEYIEYTVNAKTTHDSWFASSFIPSFNKQQDLAGRSLARKYPVYLGDNNIDIVFVSDFSGSMNESWGSNRHIKIDDLKTAIDEISSKILCTSIKQDYVDGEWKDVCDELGEDTTGDKLLNRVGFVPFNVRTREIVSGNQARATSQLSYKDNYKTNVSPYSYNDVNWDYWRRYSQNDVIRCADRQSRCSYPKSDNRKYAKRIKDVIDQDYYRVADVYSYVDFQSSVSAMFTDKSGLKPNFYSVSGKNLFNAHGSSSSSQFSNIRLSNKLSDLNPINSMWADGGTAAFQGILRGSQVLHDGDPNSSDQEEQQVYNKKIKMLLILSDGQESPNNGILKGLVDRGMCDKARNEIPGLYIGVIGIDFRASQQSGFQDCVEEPNEDIIDVSNLDELIEKIEELIRKGSKTSGITKLY; encoded by the coding sequence ATGCAGCATGGACGTCATATCAATCGCCAGCATATCAGTCTCCAAAGACAACAAGGTGTTGCCGTGGTGTGGATGGGCTTATTGCTTGTTCCAATCATGGGGATGACCTTTTGGGCGGTGGAAGGCACACGTTATGTTCAAGAGACCAGTCGATTACGAGATTCAGCAGAGGCCGCAGCCATAGCGGTGACTATTGAAGACCAACCGGATCAGGCTCGTGGGCTCGCGACCAAATATGTCGAAAACTATGTGCGTGATATCAAATCTATCCACCTTTCTGCAGACCGATTTCATCAAGCGGAAGATGAGGGGGCTGGGGCTCTTGAGTACATCGAATATACAGTGAATGCCAAGACCACACACGATTCTTGGTTTGCGAGCAGTTTTATTCCTTCATTTAATAAGCAGCAAGATCTAGCGGGGCGTTCGTTAGCGAGAAAGTACCCTGTCTATCTGGGTGATAACAACATCGACATTGTGTTTGTGTCGGATTTTTCAGGTTCAATGAACGAAAGTTGGGGTTCAAATCGACACATAAAAATCGACGACCTGAAAACGGCCATCGATGAAATATCCAGCAAAATTCTTTGCACATCGATTAAGCAGGACTATGTCGATGGAGAGTGGAAAGACGTGTGTGACGAACTGGGAGAAGATACCACCGGAGATAAGTTACTTAACCGAGTTGGCTTTGTGCCTTTTAACGTTCGAACGAGGGAAATCGTCTCGGGAAATCAAGCTCGTGCGACAAGTCAGTTGAGCTACAAAGATAACTATAAAACGAACGTATCTCCTTACTCCTACAACGATGTCAACTGGGATTACTGGCGCCGATATTCGCAAAATGACGTGATTAGATGTGCTGACAGGCAGTCACGTTGCTCATATCCAAAATCGGACAATCGAAAGTACGCCAAACGTATTAAAGATGTGATTGATCAAGATTATTACCGAGTTGCCGACGTCTACAGCTATGTTGACTTTCAGAGTTCGGTCTCGGCGATGTTTACTGACAAGTCGGGATTAAAGCCCAATTTCTATAGTGTGAGTGGAAAAAATCTATTCAACGCGCATGGTTCTTCAAGCTCATCGCAGTTTTCCAACATTCGACTATCGAACAAGCTCTCAGACTTGAATCCGATTAATTCGATGTGGGCAGACGGTGGTACTGCGGCCTTTCAAGGTATTTTAAGAGGCTCTCAGGTTCTGCATGACGGTGACCCGAACAGTTCCGATCAAGAAGAACAGCAAGTCTACAACAAGAAAATCAAGATGCTGCTGATTTTAAGTGATGGGCAGGAGAGTCCAAATAACGGCATCCTCAAAGGGTTAGTCGACAGAGGTATGTGTGACAAGGCAAGGAATGAAATACCAGGCTTATACATAGGTGTTATTGGTATTGATTTTCGAGCGTCCCAACAGAGTGGTTTTCAAGACTGTGTGGAAGAACCAAATGAAGACATCATCGATGTATCTAACCTAGATGAATTGATTGAAAAGATAGAAGAACTCATCCGTAAAGGCTCAAAAACAAGCGGAATCACTAAGTTATACTAG
- the tadF gene encoding tight adherence pilus pseudopilin TadF, with the protein MLPNQDVFSKSRQQGSYTIELVFILVALWGVYLFAADLSYQLLVRAKLDRSSFALVNVIKERTRYFDADVLAGENLPVTNAELEDMAKVASRMLNTPVDNVAIKIESLTNKTNVAEFSTSKYRSLNCQTDSILDHADLAPVEKGVVYPLYRISLCEEQSSWFKPFFNSGTSTTVKIGSSSIMPGR; encoded by the coding sequence ATGCTCCCTAATCAAGATGTGTTTTCAAAAAGTCGTCAACAAGGCTCTTACACCATTGAGTTAGTTTTTATCCTTGTGGCTTTGTGGGGCGTTTACCTGTTTGCTGCAGACCTGAGTTATCAGCTGCTCGTGCGCGCCAAGCTCGATCGATCCAGCTTTGCTTTGGTGAATGTCATTAAAGAGCGTACTCGTTACTTTGATGCCGACGTGCTGGCAGGAGAAAATCTACCCGTAACCAATGCAGAGTTAGAAGACATGGCGAAAGTGGCAAGTCGAATGCTTAATACACCAGTAGACAATGTGGCCATCAAGATAGAGTCACTGACCAATAAAACGAATGTCGCGGAATTCTCAACCAGTAAGTATCGAAGCCTAAATTGCCAAACCGATTCGATTCTCGATCATGCAGATTTGGCGCCCGTAGAGAAGGGAGTTGTGTATCCGCTGTACCGAATCAGTCTTTGTGAAGAGCAAAGCTCTTGGTTCAAGCCCTTCTTCAACAGTGGCACCAGTACCACGGTCAAGATTGGCTCGTCTTCAATAATGCCTGGGAGATAA
- a CDS encoding TadE/TadG family type IV pilus assembly protein, producing the protein MKRLNKQKGVTAIEFVLGALVLFFATFAIFESSYQIYVVNMTEYSLRETIRNTKIYEGKGINEQYETKFKSLIEDDDNLWSFLIDSSRFSIAGQYFKTYDDFIANRGHSDQGLNFNYNLAEVTVTYRYTPVIKLAGAADRDISRTMVLNLEHEGWEDDAP; encoded by the coding sequence ATGAAGCGTCTTAACAAGCAGAAGGGCGTGACGGCGATTGAGTTTGTGCTCGGTGCGCTTGTTCTGTTTTTTGCCACCTTTGCGATCTTCGAATCGAGTTACCAAATCTATGTTGTGAACATGACCGAGTACTCGCTGAGAGAAACCATCAGGAATACCAAAATATATGAAGGTAAAGGGATCAACGAACAGTACGAAACTAAGTTCAAATCGTTAATCGAAGATGATGACAATCTATGGAGTTTCTTAATCGATAGCTCAAGGTTCTCTATCGCAGGTCAGTACTTCAAAACCTATGATGATTTTATCGCGAATAGGGGACACTCTGATCAAGGCTTGAACTTCAATTACAACTTAGCCGAGGTCACCGTTACTTATCGTTATACGCCAGTCATTAAGTTGGCTGGAGCCGCGGATAGAGATATTTCACGCACTATGGTTTTGAACTTAGAACACGAGGGGTGGGAAGATGATGCTCCCTAA
- a CDS encoding tetratricopeptide repeat protein, with protein MIGKRIGFILLTLSVLAGCQSAPSQQGLQLADVASMEKVKNYDGLISYYKSLLEQGSEDPEVKENLAWAYFHKGDIESADFYVQHLQKAGFENPNLYQLEGQVSDAKNDIESAISAYLASIDAGNRTGQIHVLLGVSYTKVGQYDEAQQQLNQARLRGYDDVVVKNNIAMIQMANGEYQQAIQTLAPVLKEDPANKTVKANLAIALMKTQQIDSAKKLLKGDFSAEEIQSIAAELTQLGVDDEAS; from the coding sequence ATGATTGGAAAACGTATCGGCTTCATTTTGCTCACGTTGAGTGTGTTGGCGGGCTGTCAATCGGCACCGTCACAACAAGGCTTACAGCTTGCCGACGTCGCTAGCATGGAAAAAGTGAAGAACTATGATGGCTTGATTAGTTATTACAAATCCCTGTTAGAGCAAGGCTCCGAAGATCCAGAGGTGAAAGAGAATCTAGCATGGGCATATTTCCATAAAGGGGATATCGAGTCGGCTGATTTTTATGTCCAACACTTGCAAAAAGCGGGGTTCGAAAATCCCAACTTGTACCAATTAGAAGGCCAAGTGTCTGATGCAAAAAATGACATCGAAAGTGCTATTTCTGCTTACTTAGCCTCTATCGATGCTGGAAACAGAACAGGTCAAATTCACGTCTTGCTCGGTGTGTCTTACACCAAAGTTGGGCAATACGATGAAGCACAGCAACAGCTCAACCAAGCACGTTTACGCGGTTATGACGACGTCGTTGTTAAGAACAACATCGCAATGATTCAAATGGCCAATGGTGAGTATCAACAAGCGATTCAAACATTGGCTCCGGTTTTAAAAGAAGACCCAGCGAATAAAACCGTTAAAGCGAATCTGGCTATTGCACTGATGAAAACCCAGCAAATCGACTCAGCCAAGAAGTTACTCAAAGGTGACTTCTCGGCGGAAGAGATCCAGAGCATTGCTGCTGAACTAACTCAGTTGGGAGTTGACGATGAAGCGTCTTAA
- a CDS encoding type II secretion system F family protein yields MMLLASLIILFFSLLFLIVDSIRRDQRHKKVALYIGDNSVRPPSRVNRFFVRFGKEHRHELEQKMIEAGYYNTEWAKFYFPAKLLVLALVSGLVLLGDMSSTNKMIVVIFSLIAVIVVPDTLLQMRRKMLISRTSAQLPYLLDMMSVCVQTGMTIEAALVYLGKELAEFDSDLCYQIKRTSDSAKIHGLEKALNDLSERIPTPPVRSFVLTIIQNLQYGTSVAHVLSDLAEDMRKVQILTVEEKVGKLSAKMSVPLILFIMFPIVILILAPSIMQMTLSI; encoded by the coding sequence ATGATGTTATTAGCTTCCCTTATTATTCTGTTCTTTTCGCTACTATTTCTAATAGTCGACTCGATTCGTAGAGACCAACGACATAAGAAGGTTGCGCTCTATATCGGGGATAATTCGGTCCGTCCGCCTTCACGCGTAAATCGCTTTTTTGTTCGTTTTGGTAAGGAGCATCGGCATGAACTCGAGCAAAAAATGATTGAGGCCGGCTATTACAACACCGAATGGGCGAAGTTCTATTTCCCTGCCAAGTTATTGGTATTGGCGTTGGTTTCTGGGTTGGTGTTATTAGGGGATATGTCATCAACCAACAAAATGATCGTGGTTATTTTTTCGCTGATTGCTGTCATCGTCGTGCCAGATACCTTACTGCAAATGCGACGCAAGATGTTGATTAGCAGAACTTCAGCTCAACTTCCGTACTTGCTCGACATGATGTCGGTATGTGTGCAAACCGGTATGACGATTGAAGCGGCATTGGTCTATTTGGGTAAAGAGTTAGCCGAATTTGATTCCGACCTTTGTTACCAGATTAAGCGCACATCCGACTCTGCGAAAATTCACGGTCTAGAAAAGGCGCTTAATGACCTGAGTGAACGTATTCCGACGCCACCCGTTCGAAGCTTTGTACTGACCATCATTCAAAACTTGCAATACGGCACATCCGTGGCGCATGTGTTAAGTGATCTCGCAGAAGATATGCGAAAAGTCCAGATTCTTACGGTCGAGGAAAAGGTGGGTAAGCTCTCTGCGAAGATGAGTGTGCCATTGATCCTCTTCATCATGTTCCCAATCGTTATCCTGATTCTCGCGCCGAGCATCATGCAAATGACATTGAGCATCTAG